The Calypte anna isolate BGI_N300 chromosome 11, bCalAnn1_v1.p, whole genome shotgun sequence DNA window GTCACAAGTCCTCCAAAGTCAGAGGGTTCAACCTTAGCAGCTGCTGAAACAAGACTGCACTGCTGAggcttttctcttccttactCCAGGGGCTTTACTGACAGCTTTCCAAAGACTGTGAGAAAACTTCTTTACATCAAGTCCTTTGGTGAGTTTGTGTCTAGTCTGAGTTCACTTAGAGCATAAATACCAGTGGGTTTATGGTTGAGCTCACTGTGGTACAAAGCCTGATATTGTCGTCTATGTGAAACTCATTAatgcacagaaaacacaaacttgAGATTGGCTTTtatgtagtaaaaaaaataataatacagtaCAGGAGTATAAAAAGAAACTATCCAGTGCAAACATCTTTATACAGTGGAAACTGATACAGTGATCATTAAAATAGCTTTATAAAACACACTTAAAAACAGCGATTACAGGGAGTACTATTTGAATCATGCTTATCAAAGTACTTTACTTACTGCTCTAAATAATTTCATAACTAATTTTACCTGCTGATAACCAATACCTTAGTTACTGATGAAAACCTTAGGCTGTAAGTATTATTAGTTAGCATTCTTTATACTCTACTAACATGTGGAACCTCAATAGCATATGCTTTTGACTGGAttaagcaaaacagaagagaatgaacacattaaaaataaaactgaggcTGTCATCTCAAAAAGGACTTTTTATAAAGGATGTGATCCAAAGCTGATTTGACTGTTGGGCAGAATTCTACCTAGTTTTTCTTTAGTTCATAATTGAAAATTTGAGGGCATTGTTGATCACAGGCATTAGCATCCAGCTAAGTGTTGTGTTGGACAACTTTTTACAGTAGCGAGGACTAATGAGAGATCATAGCATAGTGCATTTCTTGCCAAGAAAACATTTAGAGGGAAGAGAGTGTAAATTAAGAGATGACATGACCGAGTGAAAAGCTAATTTGTGAGGTTCCACTATActggttcagaaaaaaaaaaagattcagtgTTATTTGGTTAGCTACCAAATTTAAATAATCAAATCAACTAAACTAATATATACATCTCCAGCACAGGTTCTGCAGAATTCAGTGTCTGTGTGGTAGGGCTCTTTTCTGTTGGAGGCTACAGAAATCTGCACTGCCAGAAGCCAGAGACAGGCCACTGTCCTAGGAAACCCACTTTTGACTAAATGTATTTGGCTGAGTAACTTCCTGCATGGGAAATTTCATTCTCTTCATTCTGTGGCTCTACAGGTGAGAAACTAAATACACACTTACCAGGGACATAGTAGCTGCAGCTCCAAAACCTTGCTGACATTTGTGGTTCTTTAATGGAAGCAAATGTGTAGGTGTATAGCATTCTGGTTTGGAAATCTACAATATTTTCCTAGGTGGAAAATACCTGTTTTACAGTACCTGCTtagaaaaaatcaaaacagtttCACAGTAATGAAGCCCTTCGTTTGTTTGTCCCTGAAAAAATACAATTGCTGCAAtaatactgaataaaaaatCTATTCAACCTCTTCAGAAATCTAGAGAGACCTATGTTGCCATCTAGAGATTTACAGTATTGGAGTCTTAACATTCCCCTGATCTTCAcatttcctgctctgcaggataTGTTCCATTGAGTAACACTGAGATCCtatttacagaaagcaaaaaacgATTTTGCTGCTAGCTAGAGCAAATTCTAGCACACCAGAAAGGGCCTGAAATCACCATCAGGCTGTTAAAAACGACAGATGAAACCAGATCATTCATCTAAAAATCCTGTCTAATTTTATTCTTAGTAACTCAAAGATGTAGTAGAAGACTATAAAGCAAGAATAATTAATagtttggaaagaagaaaaaatcatgCCTCTTTTTAGAAGTGATAGAATAATTTCCAATATTAAGTGATAGACCATatgttcctcctctcctctgctgggtAAGCATAAATGTGGAATATCAATAAAGATGTTACACGAGGGCCAGGCAGACCAGCAGGCTGGAGATGCAGGAGTTTATTGAAAACATCCCTTCCCCATGTCACTGAACTTCTCTGCTCCAGTGGATGGTGGCCTTGAATGTTGATGAAAACAGTAGAGGATGAGAGGAATAAAGGATAAACTGGAGACAAAACCACTTACTAAGGAGAAGTGTCTATCTGGATAGGGAGAAGACTGTGTCCTAGAAGACTTGAGCGGGTCCTGAAGCAGCAATTTTGGGGAAAGAACGGAATGTTAGAAAGGATAGCAGTGGTGGGGTTATATTAGTATACATGTATAGTCAGTATATATAgttctgtgtgtttctttttggcTCTActgctttcaggttttgttCATGTCTGTTTGAAATCCTAGTATGGCTTGGGTGAAGAGCTTTGAGTTCTTTGGCCATTGGCAGGCTCTTGATGCCTGtagtgggagggaaaaaaattcatggCTAATTGGAATTTAATACACAAAATCTTCATTTGGTTCTGATCCATACAGCTCAGCTAACATTTTAAACCTGGGTCCCCAGTCATTTAGAAAGTCATAATCAATATCTGAGTCTGAGGAGCCCGATCCCAAAGAACTGAGGGATTCTGCAATAGACTCGGCACCTTCATAGCCATAAATGTGAAGTGTGTCATATGGCAGCAAATCCCTGTCATTATCAGCTTCATCCTTCTTAACCTCAATCATCATTTCCATTTCTCCAGCACCAGAAGTTATATTTCCAGGAGGCTTTTGGACTTGTGCATATGGAGAGGGAACAGCTTCTGGCTTCATTCCGTTCTTGCGGACAGAGTTGAGTACAGATACATCATAGCTGGTGGTATCCATTTCACCACCACCTTCTTCATCGTAAGTGACAAGCTGCTCATGAATCTCTGCCACATTCCTCCCAAGACCACTCAAGTCCTTCTTGTGTCTCTTTCTTAGAAGAATTAGCAATGCAATTACTGCAAAGAAAACTTAGATGAGCATATGTAAGTGGAGAAGTAAGGAAGTAAAGCAAATAACATTTAAGAAATATAAGTctaaaggtttctttttccagagttatttttttaaccatatctttattttaaaaatatttttaaatactgtttaaCTGTAGAATTTCTGTGTTCTCAAAGCCGTTCAGTCTGTACAGGAATTGTACAACTGATTCTTGAGTTGGAGTCATGAGTACAAATGCATAGTGTCACAAGTTCATTGAAAAAACTACTTCCTTGAACTGGCAAATCTTTTAATGCCAGGCATCAAATGCTACTTTTGTGGAAATTGCAAAGGAGGCCTCTTCTCAGGTGAGAGAAAATGTTGCCCCTTCTCTGAGAGATTCCAAATGCAGCAAATAGCTACTGGTCTGCTGATttgttacagatttttaaatatatataatgttcACTGTACTTTTTAAAGGGCTTCCAGACTAGTTCAGCCTTTGGAAACAGGAATAATTGTTACTGACCCAACACAAATTTCCTGGTTTAGAGCTGCATGTGAGCCTAGGAGCAGTAAATCAAGTATATTATGCATATGTGTGATAACCTTCCCTGTGACTCAGCCTTTGCAATAGAATGAACAGGTTGGTAGCTGAAACTATAGGAAACTAATAGGCCAAAGAGAGcaaatgagatgaaaaaatctgtatttctgccTTTGAGACCCATTTATAGCCACAAAGCTTTTGCAGAAcgtgtttaagaaaaaaacccaaagtaatCCCTACATTTTAAGTCAGAGAATGTTACAAAAGCCAGATACTTACCAATGATTGTGAAGATACAGATAAAAATTGCCACCAGTGCTTGTATACTAACTCCAACTTGTTTAGCTCTTTCCTCACAAAACGTGAAGTTGCCTTTTTCATTACACTTGCAGACACTAATGACAAGTGTGTTTGTGCTGCTCAGCTCAGGATCACCATTGTCTGAGATGATGACAGGCAAGTAGTGGATTTTGGCAAGGTCACGATTAAACTGTCCATATTTGACAGTAATATTAGCTGTGTTATCTAGAAGAAGTAATGACATATAATTAAGTGATAATCTCTACCAGATTTTCCTTATAGATTATCAGTCAATTGGTAGATCTTCCCAGTAGACAGAACCAGCCTTTTGTGAACCCAGTGAAACTTGAGTGGcaacaaacagcatttttttccccagaaacaaacaacaattttctcccttttactTAGCTCAGTAAGACCAATCCAAGGGTATTGCTACAGCTCTCCTCCCCTGTGTCCTGACTCTCTCTGAGTGTCTGACTCTGGCTAGCTGAGAAAATGCATTGCAGGGATACACTACCATAGTTCTCAACCAAGGAGAAGTTGGTATCTTCTGTGGCCAGGGAGTATTTGAAGAAACCTCTAGGTGATATTTCATCCTTGTCAGTAGCTGAGATCCTGATGATTACCTGGGAAGATAAAAGAGGTCACGATTTTCAGTATACATTGCTGCCAGTGATAAAGCTGCTTAAAGTATTTAAGTTAGAACTGGTCTGTGTATCCTGTATAAGCCTTCAGGAAAGGGCAGGACAAATATATGTGATGTCCTCTTCAGGCTCTTTCAAGGCAAGTACTTTCCTTCTAAGTCTCCAAAAAGAGCAATCTTACCCCTTCATTGACAGGTCGGAAACAAGAGAGGAAATCTTACTCTAGCATTAAAAGTCTTACATGCAAAGATATATGGCTCATATTTATACTTAAGGTGAGTGTCTTCTAAAGTTTTCATCTCAGAAGTATGACTCATTTTTTGAATGTTGAGACTGCCACTCCTGAATgacatccattttttttttaaacctcaaCCCAGGATAGATTAgatgtataaaatataaaatatgtctatGATTAGGTCgcaaaagttttttaaaaattatactaGAGGTGAAATAATACCCTGTGTGTTGTAACAAATTACAGTAAGAAATTTCAGTCTGTGACAAAGTCTCTTAATTATACAGAAATTACATGTGTGGGCTAAATACTTTTGTCTGGGGCCAAATATCTAAACTCAGTTACTGACTCAGTTAATCAGTTACGAACAACAGTTACTTGCAATCTGAAGAATACCACAATAACTTTATATGCAGCAGTGTTTCTCTTAGTTTTTTGAAATAGTTTAATTCTCAATATCATGTATTTGTGGTAAAAATTGTGTGGTAAAACTAAATTGCTAATTTTTGCTCTGTATGACTTGACTGTACTTCATGGTTCAAGTGCTAATGCACATATGTACTTAAAAGCCTGGAGGGAGAGAAACTCTGCAGCCCATATGTGTAAGCAGATAAAATTCAATACTCCAGCACTGAGTCCACAATGAAGTCCTTAAAAGAGATTTGGAAATCAGTGAAATGATCAGTTGCTTGAGTATAAAAACTGAGACTAACTTTTATTGACAGATATCTTCTTATTGAGTTTGCAAGTAAATTGTTCAGGTTTAAGGGAACCTGAACCTGTCTCACCTTTCCTGGTGCAGCATTTTCACACACTCTGGGTTCCTCAGGATAAACAAGTTCTGGAGCGTTGTCATTCTCATCAGAAACTATTACATGAACATGAGCATGTGATTCTCTGTCAGAAAGACGTCCTGAAATGACAACAGTGCAGGTCTCTGAGATGTCTGCAATCTCAGTGATTTCTAGAACCACCCCCCTCCTTTCCACTCTGTGTCTACCTCTGTGCCTCCTGCATGAGGAATATGGAGAGTTTCTAACTatcattaatttaaatttttcctttgctggaTTCAGATATTTTCATAAAAGCTCTCCTATTGTGCTAAATCATCAAAGATCAACAAGGAAGCAAATGACCATTGCTTATGACTTCCTGATTGTTTACACTGTGTGGCTAAAGGATGCAGAATTGTTCTCTGGCATTACCAGACACAGACCAGGCCATGTCTATAATATTAAATATCTCACCCTCCAGGAAGGGCCCCCTTCCCCCAGAATGACTTGGGACCAACCCCTGGGCCTGTCTTGCTCCCCAAACTTGAGCAAAGCTATAGAGGGATGCCAGTGGAGCAATGCTTTCTGGGTGACCATATGGGAGAGGGACTTAAGTGCATCTCTGGCGAGGATGTTTCTGCTCTAACCACAGGCTTGTCTCTGTTTCCCAAGCTGCTTCCACTCCTCAGGCCCTTTGTATTCCTTATAACATCTTCTATACATTTTCATAACAGCTGCAGGCCAAATAGTAAAAGTATATTTGAGCTGCTAGTAAGTACCAATAGGTACTAATTGATTTGGAAGAATATTGTGCAAGTCCTGCAGGCAtccttttcttttgtagttTAATGGAAACAGGTTGTCAGGTTGAAGCTTTCCTTTTTGCTAAGCTACAGTCCTGCTGTAAAGTTGTACACTGATTTCTTTCAAATGGGCAAGTGTATAACCCTTACCATCTTCAAGAATTTCCTGTGCTGCTACAGTGATGTTGTATGAAGAACTGAATTCTCTGTCCAAGGGCTTAGGAAGTTGAATAATTCCAGAATCAGATACCCGAATATAGTCTCCATTAGGACTAGCTCTTCGTCGAATAaatctggggggggggggttgtttaaaaagagacatgTCAATGCAAGGGTGGTAATACTGTGTTTCACCTCAGTTTGCAGAAGGTCAGAGAATTGCAGAGGGTCAGAGAATTCTTGTGTGACAAGTTACATTAATATCTTTACCAGGCAGTCTCAGAACATAACCCTAAAATTATGCAAGCTGTGAGAACAAAGTATATCTGTCAGAAAAGTTTCTAGATTGTTGTCTTTTGCTGTTTCAAAAGTctactttcttttcaaagcacGAGAGAGTTATTATGattaaaaaatgttacaaaaaataTAACCATGTAAGGATATCCAGTATTATGCATTTTCCTGTAAATGTGCAAATTTTTTATGAGTAAGTTCTTGTAAAAATTCCATGGGTAAATGTAACTTATGTTCAATTTTTGGTTACTATATATATATCCATGGCTGCAGTGCCAGAAAAGTcaaactggatttaaaaaaaaaaaaaaaaaaaaaaaaatttatttattttagatgcAAATTCTGAATAACAGGGCCAAAGTGCCCAAAATAGAATTACTAAGGCTGGTGTCATGTTACCTGATTTTCCGTTTAGCTGCGTCAGGGTCATGTGCCCAAACTGAGCCAAGTGTTCTTATTTCTGGATCATTTTCCTTTACTTTAAATTCATAGGGTAGTTTAGTGAAGACAGGAGGCTCATCAACATCAGTGACTTCAATGGTGACTGTTGAGATGCTCCGAGAGCCACCAGACTTAAAATAACGAAGATCAACTGTGGGATCTGTCGCTTCAATGTCAAACTTGTATTCTGCTACTTTTTCAAAGTCCAGGGGCTAAAATAAAGataaacacagattttcttccttcGGAGATGTCTAAGTGAACTTTGCATTAGCAATGTGAATTTAAGCTCTAATTCATCTTTGGCAATGTTACCAAACTGTACCTTAGCTAGCCTGGTGGGAGAGCATTTCCAGACTGAACTTCTCATAGAGTGGCTTGAGCAAATTCTGGCTTTGAACAGATTCACCCAGTATTCTAAATTCAACAAGTACTtggtttaaataattttctgtagctACCAAAACTTGTTTAACTCATTTTTCTCAAAGTCTGGGAACCAAAGTCTCCTCTTTTTAGCTAGGCTTTCTGTTCTGAAGTCACTCAAGGCAGAATTCATAGCTGCACTGACTGACAGCTGGGGCATTAAATGATAAATAACATCCTCTTCCTTGTTTTTCCCCATTGACTGAGATTATAAAAGGAATCACACAATGGAAGGAAGGCCAGGAGCAAGGGCAGTAAGAAATACCCAAGCAGTCACTTGTTTGAAAGTTTGTGTCCCTTTGCACTATCgtttgaaataataaaagcacCTTGTAATACACAGTAATTTATTGTGTTGactcttgtttttctctttgagtAGACATTGCAATGGGAGTGATTGAGCTTATCTAGCagttgaaattttatttcagatggcTGCATATTTATAATTATGATGTGCATAATTACAACATGAGCTTACAGACCAAGGTTTTCAGGATGAATGCATTTCATGTGGACTTGatgcatttctattttttcctgcatctgGTCTGAGTCGAACACTTGTTAGACATGGAGGAACAAAATAAGCAACTTGTTACTGGTAAAAGTACCTTCTTTGGCCTAATGATTCCTTCATTAGTGAATGGGTTGGCTACAATTTCGAAGGTGTCCCTGTAGTCTCCTCTGACAAAACTGTATTTCGTATTTCTATGTTGTGGTTCATCAATATCTTCTACTTTGACTCTGCCAACTTCTCCTCctactgaaatgttttcaggAACTCTAAAGTGAAACgatgctgttaaaaaaacaaaacaaaacaaaaaacaacaaaacaacaaaaaagacaaagaatgTGTACATGAAAGTTAGAACTTCAAACTTTTTCTTAGTTTATAgagtacagaaaaatatttcattgagAATTTAGCATTATATATCTCTACAGACAGCATTTGggtatattttttataaaagtgTAATTATAAAAGTTGTCAAGACCTTGTACAAAATTACAAAACgaatactgatttttattttctcttctaggTGTGCATCACCCAGGAAATATAAGAAGGGCTGAAATACAGAAGACCTGCTGAATATGTAAGCTTCTTTTGTCCACTTTTAATAGAAGCTGAATTGTGACATATATTCATCTGactctgaaatatattttttatagcTGGGTCAGCCCTTGTTTTCCAAATCTTACAATGATTGCTTTATACTTACGGTGTTTGAACACTGGGAAGTTGTCATTGATATCTGTTAAAGTGATAATGACTGTAGCTGTGCTTGAATCCCCCGAAGACCCTGGAGCATCTTTTGCTTTAACAACAATTTCATATGTTGATTGATGCTCTCTGTCTAAATCAGCCCTTGTTGTAGAAATCACAcctttgaaaaataacattgaATATGATTACATTTTGCAGTTTGCCCAACATCTCTTAGTTTTGACAGGAAATTTTCATCTTATGCCACGTGTAGCTTTAAGTAGCATTTTTACAGCTTATTTTTCTAAGGCTAGAATGTTAAAATCTTTCTACATGATAGAACATTTGGGAGATTTTGTACGATACATTCCTTTGAACTGATCTTTGCTGCCTAGAAGCAGTCTAGTGATGTCTACACTTGGTCACTACAGCATCTAGAGAGTTAATCTGAATGCCTTTTTATCTGAGTTATTTATTCCAGAGGACTAGTATGGTCATAAGAGATCctgacattatttttaaaactgggTGAAATTTAAGCAAGAAAGCTTAGGAAAGCAAAGGGTTGAGTTACTGATTATTGAATGCTTTTTCAGAATTTGTGTATTACATTCTTTTGTTAGCTCAAAAGAATGGTATCTATGTACTTATATTAGCTACACTTGTCAGTCTCTTCATctgtaggaaagaaaataccCTCTATCTTCTCATTTAGTTCATGGCAtctaatattttgtttttattaatttaatttcaaaatacaggCAGTGGCATTGTGTCAGTGTGGATGAAAAATCTTTCTATATTGcagttaaaattatatttttttgttattatccCCCTTGTCCAGAATGAAAAAGGCTTAAAAACTACCTTAATTTCTTCAAACTGGAAGTTAAGTACAAAGCATAAAGACATTTGTGTGTCAAACCTACCATTGTCATCAACTGTGAAGTACTCGTCTCCTTTAATGACTTGGTAGGTAACTGTGGCATGACCAGTAACTGTTGGGTCATCAGCATCTACAGCTGTCACTTTGGTGACTGAGGTTCCTAGAAAAGGATTTTCAAACAGTTTATTTAGtataaattctgctttttaaccAGAGGTGTGAAGGGAAATGGGTGATAGAGGAACGTACCTACTGGTGACATTTCTGGGACAGACCCGTTGAATACTTTTTGTACAAAGACAGGGACGTTGTCATTAATATCATAAACCTTGATAATGAATTTAGATGGTGGCTCCAGTGACTGGTTGTTTCTTCTGTCAATAATGAGAGCTGTCAGCTCAtactctgctttcttttctctgtctaGCCTCTCAAAAGCATATACATCACCACTCGTTTCTTCCACTTTAAAAATGGTGTTGGCATATTCACCTTCAATTATGTACTTAGCATTGTTGTTCCTTACACTTGATGTGATCTGGAAGGAAAGTATAATTCAGAGATAAAAGCAGGCTTTGGTATCCTGATGCAACACAGTGCTTGTCAGGAGATACACACAACCAGGATTTCTTCGGACACAGTTTGAAATCAGAACAACCATCAAGACTTTTGATTTTGAAACAACACGTGCCACTAGGTACAGCTTGAGCTACTCTTGTTTCCAAGTAACCTGAATTTTCTTGGATttcacagaactgcagaatCAAATCTATGTTCTCAGCTACTGGCATTAATCAGCGTTACTCCTTACTACTTAGCATTCAGCAGAATTCCTACCATAGCTGACAGCTTTCTTGTGTTCAGTcacaggcaatttttttttgccagtctttAGGCACATGCTATGACAGTAAGATTAAATTTCCACCCCatagatttaaaaatttaagattaTATCTAATGAAAAAGGGATGGGGTAAAGGAATGTTCattaatcagtgttaaaatgtaatttaatccAATCCCAATTGGTTTTGCACATTATA harbors:
- the CDH5 gene encoding cadherin-5 isoform X1, which gives rise to MNYLILLFSLFLASVFAGKESQKTNQNFSSNNASHKRLKRDWIWNQMHIKEEIDTPLPHHVGKITSSVRNNNAKYIIEGEYANTIFKVEETSGDVYAFERLDREKKAEYELTALIIDRRNNQSLEPPSKFIIKVYDINDNVPVFVQKVFNGSVPEMSPVGTSVTKVTAVDADDPTVTGHATVTYQVIKGDEYFTVDDNGVISTTRADLDREHQSTYEIVVKAKDAPGSSGDSSTATVIITLTDINDNFPVFKHPSFHFRVPENISVGGEVGRVKVEDIDEPQHRNTKYSFVRGDYRDTFEIVANPFTNEGIIRPKKPLDFEKVAEYKFDIEATDPTVDLRYFKSGGSRSISTVTIEVTDVDEPPVFTKLPYEFKVKENDPEIRTLGSVWAHDPDAAKRKIRFIRRRASPNGDYIRVSDSGIIQLPKPLDREFSSSYNITVAAQEILEDGRLSDRESHAHVHVIVSDENDNAPELVYPEEPRVCENAAPGKVIIRISATDKDEISPRGFFKYSLATEDTNFSLVENYDNTANITVKYGQFNRDLAKIHYLPVIISDNGDPELSSTNTLVISVCKCNEKGNFTFCEERAKQVGVSIQALVAIFICIFTIIVFFAVIALLILLRKRHKKDLSGLGRNVAEIHEQLVTYDEEGGGEMDTTSYDVSVLNSVRKNGMKPEAVPSPYAQVQKPPGNITSGAGEMEMMIEVKKDEADNDRDLLPYDTLHIYGYEGAESIAESLSSLGSGSSDSDIDYDFLNDWGPRFKMLAELYGSEPNEDFVY
- the CDH5 gene encoding cadherin-5 isoform X2 — translated: MNYLILLFSLFLASVFAGKESQKTNQNFSSNNASHKRLKRDWIWNQMHIKEEIDTPLPHHVGKITSSVRNNNAKYIIEGEYANTIFKVEETSGDVYAFERLDREKKAEYELTALIIDRRNNQSLEPPSKFIIKVYDINDNVPVFVQKVFNGSVPEMSPVGTSVTKVTAVDADDPTVTGHATVTYQVIKGDEYFTVDDNGVISTTRADLDREHQSTYEIVVKAKDAPGSSGDSSTATVIITLTDINDNFPVFKHPSFHFRVPENISVGGEVGRVKVEDIDEPQHRNTKYSFVRGDYRDTFEIVANPFTNEGIIRPKKPLDFEKVAEYKFDIEATDPTVDLRYFKSGGSRSISTVTIEVTDVDEPPVFTKLPYEFKVKENDPEIRTLGSVWAHDPDAAKRKIRFIRRRASPNGDYIRVSDSGIIQLPKPLDREFSSSYNITVAAQEILEDGRLSDRESHAHVHVIVSDENDNAPELVYPEEPRVCENAAPGKVIIRISATDKDEISPRGFFKYSLATEDTNFSLVENYDNTANITVKYGQFNRDLAKIHYLPVIISDNGDPELSSTNTLVISVCKCNEKGNFTFCEERAKQVGVSIQALVAIFICIFTIIVIALLILLRKRHKKDLSGLGRNVAEIHEQLVTYDEEGGGEMDTTSYDVSVLNSVRKNGMKPEAVPSPYAQVQKPPGNITSGAGEMEMMIEVKKDEADNDRDLLPYDTLHIYGYEGAESIAESLSSLGSGSSDSDIDYDFLNDWGPRFKMLAELYGSEPNEDFVY